Proteins encoded in a region of the Halothiobacillus diazotrophicus genome:
- the folE2 gene encoding GTP cyclohydrolase FolE2 yields MTLSAMPDVQSAFDPRNIAIDQVGIKAIKHPLTLTDGTHQQHTIAECELTVGLPADKKGTHMSRFVALLNAEPLQLSLANLPDWTRRMAKLLDAHQAQARFTMPFFLEKTAPVSGQKALMDYELTLSGHLQADDSAETHLQLVVPVTSLCPCSKEISAYGAHNQRSHITVTARVANPDLSLADLIRRIEDQGSCALWGLLKRTDEKFITEHAFDNPKFVEDMIRDVAGTLADYPGLSGFRVTVENFESIHNHSAWAVIDRMG; encoded by the coding sequence ATGACGCTTTCAGCCATGCCCGATGTGCAATCCGCCTTCGATCCCCGCAACATCGCGATCGATCAGGTGGGCATCAAGGCCATCAAACACCCCTTGACCCTGACTGATGGAACCCACCAGCAGCATACGATCGCCGAATGCGAACTGACCGTCGGACTGCCCGCCGACAAGAAAGGCACGCACATGTCCCGCTTCGTGGCCCTGCTGAACGCCGAACCGCTGCAGCTGTCCCTGGCAAATCTTCCGGACTGGACCCGCCGGATGGCGAAACTGCTGGATGCCCATCAGGCCCAGGCGCGCTTCACCATGCCCTTCTTCCTCGAGAAAACCGCCCCGGTGAGCGGCCAGAAGGCGCTAATGGACTACGAACTCACCCTGAGCGGCCACCTGCAGGCCGATGACAGCGCCGAAACGCACCTGCAGCTCGTGGTTCCCGTCACCAGCCTCTGCCCCTGCTCCAAGGAAATCTCCGCCTACGGTGCCCATAACCAGCGCTCGCACATCACCGTCACCGCGCGAGTCGCCAACCCCGACCTGTCGCTGGCCGACCTGATCCGCCGCATCGAAGACCAGGGTTCCTGCGCACTCTGGGGTTTGCTCAAGCGAACGGACGAGAAATTCATCACCGAACATGCCTTCGACAACCCGAAATTCGTCGAGGACATGATCCGTGACGTCGCAGGCACACTCGCCGACTATCCGGGGCTGTCGGGCTTCCGCGTCACGGTGGAAAACTTCGAATCCATCCACAATCACTCGGCCTGGGCGGTGATCGACCGGATGGGCTAA
- a CDS encoding motility protein A → MNLTTLIGILSGFGIVVGAIFLSSNNVADYFNLPSLFLVLGGTIAATLISYPLNEVLRVFRIFAIVLRNERLYAERDIAELVEVAKLKFQGEINRADEKLSRIKNPFLRTGTQMVLDGASNDDILTLLQWRIGRMRAQERAEAQIFRTMATFAPAFGMLGTLLGLINMLHAMDAAHFAAIGQNMALALITTLYGILLANMVFKPIALKLERRTEQRVTVMNMMVEGVMLMQQQRSPAFIRETLQSFLAHSEDELRETAAGGAGRKTASSGKSRIRTR, encoded by the coding sequence TTGAACCTCACGACCCTGATTGGCATCCTGAGCGGCTTTGGCATCGTGGTCGGTGCCATCTTCCTGTCCTCGAACAATGTCGCCGATTACTTCAATCTGCCGAGCCTCTTTCTCGTGCTCGGCGGCACCATTGCCGCGACCCTGATCAGCTACCCGCTGAACGAGGTGCTTCGGGTCTTCCGCATTTTCGCCATCGTACTGCGCAACGAACGACTGTATGCCGAACGGGACATCGCCGAACTCGTCGAAGTCGCCAAGCTCAAGTTCCAGGGCGAGATCAACCGAGCCGACGAAAAGCTGAGCCGCATCAAGAATCCCTTCCTGCGTACCGGCACGCAGATGGTCCTTGACGGTGCATCCAACGACGACATCCTGACGCTGCTCCAGTGGCGAATTGGCCGCATGCGTGCCCAGGAACGCGCCGAAGCGCAGATATTCCGCACCATGGCGACTTTCGCACCCGCCTTCGGCATGCTGGGCACGCTCCTCGGTCTGATCAACATGCTGCACGCCATGGACGCCGCCCACTTCGCCGCCATCGGCCAGAACATGGCGCTCGCACTCATCACAACCCTCTACGGAATCCTGCTGGCCAACATGGTCTTCAAGCCCATCGCCCTGAAGCTGGAGCGGCGAACCGAACAACGGGTGACCGTGATGAACATGATGGTCGAAGGCGTGATGCTGATGCAGCAACAACGTTCCCCGGCCTTCATTCGTGAAACCCTGCAATCCTTCCTGGCCCACAGCGAGGACGAATTGCGTGAAACCGCCGCGGGCGGGGCCGGCAGGAAAACCGCATCTTCCGGCAAATCCCGCATCCGCACCCGATGA
- a CDS encoding HIT family protein, producing the protein MSQSKTTEASAHWRLHPQLLSDSIPICQLPVCSVRLLDDQRYPWVLLIPRIPDLGQWLDVPLETQHLVLEEIHQVSQVLQKLYAPDRINLATIGNRVEQLHIHCIARHQHDATWPDVVWGRGQREAYKPLQRLARANAIGAGLKSLSQPNS; encoded by the coding sequence ATGAGCCAATCAAAAACGACCGAGGCAAGCGCCCACTGGCGCCTTCACCCCCAACTGCTTTCCGACAGCATTCCCATCTGCCAACTTCCCGTGTGCAGCGTGCGTCTGCTCGACGATCAGCGTTACCCCTGGGTCCTGTTGATTCCGCGGATTCCGGATCTCGGTCAATGGCTGGACGTCCCGCTGGAGACGCAGCATCTCGTACTGGAAGAAATACACCAGGTCAGTCAGGTTCTGCAGAAACTTTATGCCCCGGATCGGATCAATCTGGCCACCATCGGCAACCGCGTGGAACAACTGCACATTCATTGCATCGCCCGTCACCAGCACGATGCCACCTGGCCGGACGTGGTCTGGGGACGGGGACAGCGCGAAGCCTACAAACCCCTGCAACGTCTGGCACGCGCCAACGCAATCGGCGCTGGACTCAAATCGCTGTCTCAGCCAAACTCTTGA
- the dxs gene encoding 1-deoxy-D-xylulose-5-phosphate synthase, producing MSPRIPDSTDADLLSLIELPADLRRLPKRQLAQLANELRTQLIESVAKTGGHLAANLGVIELTIALHYVFDTPNDRLIWDVGHQAYGHKMLTGRRAAMTRLRMRDGPSGFTRRSESAFDAFGAGHSSTSISAALGMAVAAGLQHESRRSVAIIGDGALTAGQAFEALNHAGELQSDLLVVLNDNEMSISRNVGALTEHLTRLRSNPMINKLRQGGHTLLAHGGPLGELLNTTRVGLRDGVKHLLGVTSLFEELGFQYFGPIDGHDLGTLVDTLQNLREQTGPRLLHVVTQKGRGFNAAERDPVRYHGVGRFDPKIEPQPAASGPSAKTWTNAFSQWLADQDDNEKLVVITPAMIEGSGLAEFGRRHPDRCFDVGIAEQHAVTFAGGLAAEGLRPLVAIYSTFLQRAWDQVIHDIALQNLPVLFAVDRAGLVGPDGATHAGSFDLAFGQAIPNLMLAVPADERELRTALDLGTELDAPVLVRYPRGDCPADLGGEPPTTPFGLRVRRAAETPADSLLVVALGTKVATALNASENLPVTMVDLRWAKPIDWAALAPLIENHAGWMIVEEGSKLGGIGATLIATATERGLFKPVMHLALPDVFIEHGTRNECLADGGLDVGSLNSRMCDFLRRILPARQPCNATP from the coding sequence ATGTCGCCTCGGATTCCCGACTCGACCGACGCCGATCTGCTCAGCCTGATCGAACTTCCTGCCGATCTGCGGCGCCTGCCGAAGCGCCAACTTGCCCAGCTGGCCAACGAATTGCGCACGCAACTCATTGAGAGTGTGGCTAAGACGGGGGGACATCTCGCCGCCAATCTGGGCGTGATCGAGCTGACGATCGCCCTGCACTACGTCTTCGACACCCCGAACGACCGTCTGATCTGGGATGTCGGTCACCAGGCCTATGGCCACAAGATGCTGACCGGACGCCGGGCCGCCATGACCCGTCTGCGCATGCGCGATGGCCCGTCCGGATTCACCCGCCGCAGCGAGAGCGCCTTCGATGCCTTCGGCGCCGGTCATTCGAGCACTTCGATCAGTGCGGCGCTCGGCATGGCCGTCGCAGCCGGACTACAACACGAATCCCGGCGATCCGTCGCCATCATCGGCGATGGGGCGCTGACGGCAGGACAGGCCTTCGAGGCGCTCAATCACGCGGGCGAACTGCAGAGCGATCTTCTGGTCGTGCTGAACGACAACGAAATGAGCATCTCGCGCAACGTCGGCGCGCTGACCGAACACCTCACGCGCCTGCGCAGCAATCCGATGATCAACAAGTTGCGTCAGGGCGGGCACACGCTCCTTGCCCATGGCGGACCGTTGGGCGAGTTGCTGAACACGACCCGGGTCGGACTGCGTGATGGCGTCAAGCACCTGCTGGGCGTTACCAGCCTGTTCGAGGAACTCGGTTTCCAGTATTTCGGCCCGATCGACGGTCACGACCTGGGAACCCTCGTCGATACCCTGCAGAACCTGCGCGAACAGACCGGGCCGAGACTCCTGCACGTGGTCACGCAAAAAGGTCGCGGGTTCAACGCCGCCGAACGCGATCCGGTCCGCTACCACGGCGTCGGCCGATTCGATCCGAAGATCGAGCCACAGCCCGCCGCTTCCGGCCCGTCCGCCAAGACCTGGACGAACGCGTTCAGCCAGTGGCTGGCCGATCAGGACGACAACGAAAAACTCGTGGTCATTACACCCGCCATGATCGAGGGGTCGGGACTTGCCGAATTCGGCCGACGCCATCCCGATCGCTGTTTCGACGTCGGCATCGCCGAACAGCACGCCGTCACCTTTGCCGGCGGACTTGCCGCCGAGGGATTGCGCCCCCTTGTCGCCATCTACTCGACCTTTCTGCAACGCGCCTGGGATCAGGTGATTCACGACATTGCCCTGCAGAACCTGCCGGTTCTGTTCGCCGTTGACCGAGCCGGCCTCGTCGGCCCGGACGGCGCCACCCATGCCGGCAGCTTCGATCTGGCCTTCGGCCAGGCCATTCCCAATCTGATGCTGGCGGTACCCGCCGACGAACGGGAACTGCGCACGGCGCTCGATCTCGGCACCGAGCTCGATGCCCCGGTACTGGTTCGCTATCCTCGCGGCGATTGCCCCGCCGATCTGGGTGGAGAACCGCCAACCACCCCCTTCGGTCTACGCGTCCGACGCGCCGCAGAGACCCCTGCCGACAGCCTGCTCGTCGTCGCCCTGGGTACGAAGGTGGCCACGGCGTTGAACGCCAGCGAGAACCTCCCCGTGACCATGGTCGATCTGCGCTGGGCAAAACCGATCGACTGGGCGGCCCTGGCGCCACTGATCGAGAACCATGCCGGCTGGATGATCGTCGAGGAAGGCAGCAAGCTCGGCGGCATCGGTGCCACGCTCATCGCCACGGCGACCGAACGGGGCCTGTTCAAACCGGTTATGCATCTGGCACTGCCGGATGTCTTCATCGAGCACGGCACACGCAACGAATGTCTTGCAGATGGCGGACTTGACGTCGGTAGTCTAAACAGTAGGATGTGCGATTTTTTACGGCGGATTCTTCCTGCCCGTCAACCGTGTAACGCCACCCCATGA
- a CDS encoding exodeoxyribonuclease VII small subunit, giving the protein MAARKTAANTQIVQTGNPEVIAQYEQAMAELEQIVTRLEQGEQTLEQSLADYERGTRLARQCEQALKEAERRIDALSSPDDVEPSPDGVAQAKDLFNE; this is encoded by the coding sequence ATGGCTGCCAGAAAAACCGCCGCCAACACCCAGATCGTCCAGACCGGCAATCCGGAAGTCATTGCCCAGTACGAGCAGGCCATGGCAGAACTGGAACAGATCGTGACGCGTCTGGAACAGGGCGAACAGACCCTTGAACAATCCCTGGCAGACTACGAGCGCGGGACCCGACTGGCCCGGCAATGCGAGCAGGCCCTCAAGGAGGCCGAGCGCCGCATTGACGCACTTTCGTCCCCCGACGACGTCGAGCCGTCTCCAGACGGCGTTGCGCAGGCAAAAGATTTATTCAATGAGTGA
- a CDS encoding polyprenyl synthetase family protein, giving the protein MSDCLVTPIMKAPLPAIPFTQWQATFRDVFEQRLIEALDARLADMPPRLSDAVRYAVLDGGKRLRPMLVMLGYALTANPDISGALPDPTDEAFTAVWPAAIAIELIHGYSLVHDDLPAMDDDDLRRGKPTVHRAFDEATAILAGDVLQTLAFDLLLQEIPDHPVAASVQLAWTRLLARGSVDMVSGQQLDLNPSTTPSEQELGHMHGLKTGALLRSALLMGAAAGRSDITVHASLEAFIAPLGLAFQIQDDILDETGTVAQLGKTPGKDAAQAKSSYVTVLGLERARQRLTETIDVALAALVPLGNAADPLRACAHFVLTRNH; this is encoded by the coding sequence ATGAGTGACTGCCTCGTTACGCCGATCATGAAGGCCCCGCTGCCTGCCATCCCCTTCACGCAATGGCAGGCGACGTTCCGGGATGTGTTCGAGCAACGCCTGATCGAGGCACTCGACGCGCGTCTGGCCGACATGCCACCCCGCCTGAGCGACGCCGTCCGCTATGCCGTCCTCGATGGGGGCAAGCGATTAAGACCCATGCTGGTCATGCTGGGCTACGCACTGACCGCCAACCCGGACATATCGGGCGCTCTGCCCGATCCGACAGACGAGGCGTTCACAGCGGTTTGGCCGGCAGCCATCGCCATCGAATTGATCCATGGCTATTCCTTGGTCCATGACGACCTGCCCGCCATGGACGATGATGACCTGCGCCGGGGAAAACCCACCGTGCACCGCGCCTTCGACGAAGCAACCGCGATTCTTGCCGGCGACGTCCTGCAGACCTTGGCCTTCGATCTCCTGCTCCAGGAGATACCGGATCATCCCGTGGCCGCCTCGGTCCAGCTGGCCTGGACGCGTCTGCTGGCCAGGGGGTCCGTAGACATGGTGAGCGGACAGCAACTCGACCTGAACCCGTCGACGACGCCAAGCGAACAGGAACTTGGTCACATGCACGGTCTGAAGACCGGTGCCCTGCTCCGCAGCGCCCTGCTGATGGGTGCCGCCGCGGGCCGGTCTGATATAACGGTTCACGCGTCACTGGAAGCATTTATCGCCCCCCTGGGTCTCGCCTTCCAGATCCAGGACGACATCCTGGACGAGACGGGCACTGTTGCGCAGTTGGGCAAGACGCCGGGCAAGGACGCCGCTCAGGCCAAATCGTCCTACGTCACCGTTCTCGGACTCGAGCGCGCCCGTCAACGCCTGACGGAGACCATTGATGTCGCGCTTGCCGCGCTGGTCCCCTTGGGTAATGCCGCAGACCCGCTGCGCGCCTGCGCTCATTTCGTGCTGACACGGAATCACTGA
- a CDS encoding TatD family hydrolase — translation MRIVDSHCHLEEPVFADDWAGLIARMQAVGVTGILGVGVAPDRWVQQCVTAERIRAGGVSVGLAFGIHPWWADRIDALTGLAALDRWLASHASSTVAIGEIGLDFGPDMPDPGVQHRLFDGQLDRARERNLPVILHERKSADLLLKAIRLRPGLRGVVHGFVGSAQQARQFVERGFSLGVGGAITHPRATRMRQMVAGLPLSSLVIETDAPNQPGHAHRGERNEPAYIREVLAVLASIRAEDEVVLADQMYRNTLTLFGTDWLVPGPRDMRESSGD, via the coding sequence ATGCGCATAGTTGATTCCCATTGTCACCTTGAAGAGCCGGTGTTCGCCGACGACTGGGCCGGCCTGATCGCGCGCATGCAGGCGGTTGGTGTGACGGGGATCCTGGGTGTTGGCGTAGCGCCGGATCGCTGGGTGCAGCAATGTGTCACGGCCGAACGGATTCGCGCAGGTGGTGTGTCGGTGGGGCTGGCCTTCGGCATTCATCCCTGGTGGGCCGATCGAATCGATGCCCTTACCGGCTTGGCGGCATTGGATCGCTGGTTGGCGAGCCACGCCTCGTCGACCGTGGCCATTGGCGAAATCGGCTTGGATTTCGGCCCGGATATGCCGGATCCCGGGGTACAGCATCGACTCTTCGACGGTCAGCTCGATCGCGCGCGGGAACGGAATCTGCCGGTCATCCTCCACGAGCGCAAATCCGCCGACCTGTTGCTGAAGGCCATCCGGCTGCGGCCGGGGCTGCGGGGCGTGGTGCACGGCTTCGTGGGTTCGGCCCAGCAGGCGCGGCAATTCGTCGAACGGGGGTTCTCTCTGGGTGTGGGCGGCGCAATCACGCACCCTCGGGCGACACGGATGCGTCAGATGGTGGCCGGTCTGCCATTGTCTTCGCTTGTCATCGAGACGGACGCACCGAACCAGCCGGGCCATGCCCATCGGGGCGAACGCAATGAACCGGCCTATATCCGCGAGGTTCTGGCCGTGCTGGCGTCGATTCGCGCAGAGGACGAGGTCGTGTTGGCCGACCAGATGTATCGGAACACCCTGACACTGTTCGGCACGGACTGGCTGGTGCCCGGTCCGCGGGATATGCGGGAGTCGTCGGGCGATTAG
- the queD gene encoding 6-carboxytetrahydropterin synthase QueD gives MNDSAALPIPANAQFTLTVEVEFAAAHHLRGYEGNCARLHGHNWKVIVEVTGNKLDKVGMVMDFKTMKKAARATAEQLDHYYLNEIPPFDTVNPTAENIAVWFFDELSSTLNRPNARLSGITIWENDRSAVTYRA, from the coding sequence ATGAACGATTCCGCCGCCCTTCCGATACCCGCCAACGCTCAATTTACCCTGACCGTCGAAGTGGAGTTCGCCGCCGCCCATCACCTGCGCGGCTACGAGGGCAACTGCGCCCGCCTGCATGGGCACAACTGGAAGGTCATCGTGGAGGTGACCGGCAACAAGCTGGACAAGGTCGGCATGGTCATGGACTTCAAGACCATGAAGAAAGCCGCACGCGCCACGGCGGAACAACTCGATCACTACTATCTGAACGAGATTCCGCCGTTCGACACGGTCAACCCGACGGCAGAGAACATCGCCGTGTGGTTCTTCGATGAATTGAGCAGCACCCTGAACCGGCCGAATGCCCGGCTCAGCGGCATCACCATCTGGGAAAACGACCGCTCCGCCGTGACCTATCGCGCCTGA
- a CDS encoding EAL domain-containing protein, producing MRSLPLSIQFLLFLGLQIALSVGLVFYLNTLADSNYQTFQRASAGFVESSKTIESLRKAFAQTSADIEQVVASLRPGERIDVRAQVVSLQQLAAAVRTDVALDNLRSSAYGQIKQLSDSIDHQAQLLIEAAAKAAAAGPAEVRDLQTKLRVERNRIMVDDFGGLITAANNNLEDTMLLLRGSTATLSQQYRTLLILFIVLQIGLMVTALLYFNHQLKQLADITDRLIDGEAAAALPQQKRHDQIGRLARAVQHFRTTLITLSDSREQLKAILKKHDQETLNRRKAEKQLALAASVFDNVQEAVLLTDMTGHVIRANQAALDLLKSTEKELGSKPLLHFLLKGSEQIVEPLWTQVLEHGRWQGEVAFQPDSGSTPITAQISIKLVGEAREGRGHVIVVLNDHTEIRNREAEMIFLAQQDVVTGLYNRHYFSSQGEARIAGRPGDTFGLILVGLDNFKAVNDALGHRDGDRVLCEIGRRLSEIVSADAALARVGGDEFAFFVTPSDDDNLEKETIDKAQEALTVIRQPLQIGGYHITLKASAGMSLFPNDADNIEDLLKTNDIALHMAKSQGGNQLYVRGTQAHSQARRRFVLQQALEKALGNRELRLVYQPQVSLASGEIVGFEVLMRWRHGGEWISPNEFIPLAEENDLISQFTEWAFTEGCKRIREWQRQTDKQFMLSINIPPRLLLIDKIDQRLDAIARKESLSLSSINLEITESSFGSDPGLMSTQLHQLAMRGFTIAIDDFGTGYSSLAYLSSLPISKIKIDKKFVDNIYSNRESYKLLGSILAMAQSLEFDVVIEGVEEEKQLLLLKKLDVRMDVQGFVFEPPQNEDFWEGMFINNRVPTYPVPEIMSTKSLKPQPSN from the coding sequence ATGCGAAGTCTTCCTCTCTCCATCCAGTTCTTGCTGTTTCTCGGCCTGCAGATTGCCCTGAGCGTCGGTCTCGTCTTCTATCTCAACACCCTGGCCGACAGCAATTACCAGACCTTTCAGCGCGCCAGCGCAGGTTTCGTGGAATCCAGCAAAACCATCGAGTCCCTGCGTAAGGCATTCGCGCAGACCAGCGCCGACATCGAGCAGGTCGTCGCCTCATTACGACCGGGTGAACGCATCGATGTCCGGGCACAGGTCGTGAGCCTGCAACAACTGGCCGCCGCGGTGCGCACCGATGTCGCCCTCGACAATCTGCGCAGCAGCGCCTATGGCCAGATCAAGCAACTCTCGGACAGCATCGATCATCAGGCACAACTGCTGATCGAAGCGGCAGCCAAGGCGGCGGCGGCCGGACCCGCAGAGGTCCGCGACCTGCAAACCAAGCTGCGCGTAGAACGCAACCGCATCATGGTGGACGACTTCGGCGGACTGATCACGGCCGCGAACAACAACCTGGAAGACACCATGCTCCTGTTGCGCGGATCGACCGCCACCCTGAGCCAGCAATATCGCACCCTGCTCATTCTGTTCATCGTCCTGCAGATCGGACTGATGGTTACCGCCCTACTCTACTTCAATCACCAACTCAAGCAGCTGGCGGACATCACGGATCGGCTGATCGATGGCGAGGCCGCAGCCGCATTGCCCCAACAGAAACGGCATGACCAGATCGGGCGCCTGGCACGGGCCGTGCAGCACTTCCGGACCACCCTGATCACGCTTTCCGATTCGCGCGAGCAACTGAAGGCGATCCTGAAGAAACACGATCAGGAAACGCTCAACCGCCGCAAGGCGGAAAAACAACTGGCACTGGCCGCATCGGTCTTCGACAACGTCCAGGAAGCCGTTCTGCTGACCGACATGACCGGGCACGTCATCCGTGCCAACCAGGCAGCCCTGGACCTGCTGAAATCCACCGAGAAGGAACTGGGCAGCAAGCCGTTGCTGCACTTTCTTCTCAAGGGGAGCGAACAGATTGTCGAGCCCTTGTGGACGCAGGTTCTCGAGCACGGCCGCTGGCAGGGTGAAGTGGCGTTCCAGCCAGACAGCGGCAGCACGCCGATCACGGCGCAAATCTCGATCAAACTCGTGGGCGAAGCCCGCGAAGGGCGTGGTCATGTGATCGTGGTGCTCAATGACCATACCGAAATCCGCAACCGGGAGGCGGAGATGATCTTCCTCGCCCAGCAGGATGTGGTCACCGGGTTGTACAACCGGCACTACTTCTCTTCGCAGGGCGAGGCGCGAATCGCCGGCAGACCGGGCGACACCTTCGGACTCATTCTCGTGGGTCTGGACAACTTCAAGGCCGTCAACGATGCCCTGGGTCACCGCGACGGCGATCGCGTCCTGTGCGAAATCGGACGACGACTCAGCGAAATCGTCTCGGCCGATGCGGCCCTGGCTCGCGTGGGGGGGGACGAGTTCGCCTTTTTCGTCACGCCATCGGACGACGACAATCTGGAAAAAGAAACGATTGACAAGGCCCAGGAAGCGCTGACGGTCATCCGCCAGCCCCTCCAGATCGGCGGCTACCACATCACGTTGAAAGCCAGCGCCGGAATGAGCCTGTTCCCGAACGACGCGGACAACATCGAGGATCTGCTCAAGACCAACGACATCGCGCTGCATATGGCCAAGAGCCAGGGCGGGAACCAGCTCTACGTGCGGGGCACCCAGGCGCACAGTCAGGCCCGTCGCCGATTCGTGCTCCAGCAGGCCCTGGAAAAGGCCCTGGGCAACCGGGAGCTCCGTTTGGTCTACCAACCCCAGGTATCCCTGGCCAGCGGAGAGATCGTGGGATTCGAAGTACTGATGCGCTGGCGACACGGTGGCGAGTGGATTTCGCCCAACGAATTCATTCCGCTGGCCGAGGAAAACGACCTGATCAGCCAATTCACCGAATGGGCCTTCACTGAAGGTTGCAAGCGGATTCGCGAATGGCAACGCCAGACGGACAAGCAATTCATGCTGTCGATCAACATCCCGCCACGACTCCTGCTGATCGACAAGATCGATCAGCGTCTGGATGCGATTGCGCGTAAGGAAAGTTTGTCTCTGTCTTCCATCAATCTTGAAATCACCGAGAGCAGCTTCGGCAGCGACCCGGGTCTCATGTCCACCCAGCTGCACCAGCTCGCCATGCGCGGTTTCACGATCGCGATCGACGACTTCGGCACCGGGTATTCCTCTCTGGCCTACCTCAGCTCGCTGCCGATCAGCAAAATCAAGATCGACAAGAAGTTCGTCGACAACATCTACAGCAACCGGGAATCCTACAAACTGCTGGGCTCCATCCTCGCCATGGCCCAGTCGCTCGAGTTCGACGTCGTGATCGAAGGCGTCGAGGAGGAGAAGCAACTGCTGCTCCTGAAGAAGCTGGACGTTCGTATGGACGTTCAGGGCTTCGTTTTCGAGCCGCCGCAAAACGAGGATTTCTGGGAAGGGATGTTCATCAACAACCGGGTGCCCACCTATCCCGTACCGGAAATCATGTCGACCAAATCCCTCAAGCCCCAACCGTCGAACTGA
- a CDS encoding OmpA/MotB family protein, translating to MNTAHEPALESSKDSADTELTRQQIQAEITLANQNATFTRPWHEGWEADVQIIEDDQSYWLLTMVDLMTLLLTLFVLLAAYAYQSKDVTATVPSSSGSAVEAQAKVDRTPTPQTGPMPTTATSPGETPTQGNIPQSGNALIGKAGTSALEATPHPPTETHPGESPLSPSDADQQAQQLFSGLGEDVDVSVVKGRVNLRVKDNILFSSGDATLSPSGQSLIDRLADRLKSGSYPISVQGHTDDRPIHTTQYPSNWELSAARAASVVQQLIAQGVQPDRLSAVGYADTRPIASNTTPAGRAENRRVDLELQLPAPTAPTRPPAGTP from the coding sequence ATGAATACGGCCCACGAACCCGCCCTGGAATCCAGCAAGGATTCGGCGGACACGGAACTGACCCGCCAGCAGATCCAGGCCGAAATCACCCTGGCGAACCAGAACGCCACGTTTACGCGCCCCTGGCACGAAGGCTGGGAGGCGGATGTCCAGATCATTGAGGACGATCAATCCTATTGGTTGCTGACCATGGTCGATCTGATGACCCTGTTGCTCACGCTGTTCGTCCTGCTCGCAGCCTATGCCTATCAAAGCAAGGACGTTACAGCCACCGTACCCAGCAGCAGCGGCAGTGCCGTCGAAGCCCAGGCCAAGGTCGACCGGACGCCAACACCGCAAACCGGGCCCATGCCAACGACGGCGACGTCCCCCGGGGAAACACCGACACAGGGCAACATTCCCCAGTCGGGCAACGCACTGATCGGCAAGGCCGGCACCAGTGCGCTCGAAGCGACACCGCACCCGCCCACCGAAACCCATCCGGGCGAATCGCCGCTCAGTCCGTCGGACGCCGACCAGCAGGCCCAACAGCTGTTCTCCGGACTCGGCGAGGATGTGGACGTTTCCGTGGTCAAGGGTCGGGTGAATCTGCGGGTCAAGGACAATATCCTGTTCTCCTCGGGGGATGCCACGCTTTCCCCATCCGGGCAATCGCTGATCGACCGACTGGCCGATCGGCTCAAATCCGGCAGCTACCCCATATCCGTTCAGGGCCACACGGATGATCGCCCTATCCATACGACACAATATCCGTCCAACTGGGAACTTTCCGCCGCCCGAGCCGCTTCAGTGGTACAACAGCTGATCGCCCAAGGCGTTCAGCCGGACCGACTCAGCGCCGTGGGTTACGCAGATACGCGTCCCATCGCGTCGAACACCACCCCCGCCGGACGCGCCGAAAACCGTCGGGTCGATCTGGAACTGCAACTCCCTGCCCCGACAGCCCCCACCCGTCCCCCAGCAGGCACGCCATGA